The following are encoded together in the Pseudomonadota bacterium genome:
- a CDS encoding transporter substrate-binding domain-containing protein encodes MSRLLAFAATVACGVVALSLDAAGDSLTRIAEKGEIVIGVNTGFQPFGYIDNSGNPVGFEIDLAKSVADWLGVPPRLQTVAAGNRVPWLKAGRIDMILASMPVTQARRAEIGVIDPPYYASGIAVLAPAKLGLKAWAELKGRPVCGLSGASFNRRAVEVYGANLVPYASTAEIESALLDGRCQAWVFDETTLAARLTRGERWSGFELPLPSEEPWTWGIGVPLDERNGPYGKLISGIVTDWHRSGKLIELQRRWGLRPSAFLEEQHRRYR; translated from the coding sequence ATGTCGAGGCTGCTCGCCTTCGCGGCCACCGTCGCTTGCGGCGTCGTGGCCCTCAGTCTCGATGCCGCCGGCGACAGCCTGACGCGCATCGCCGAGAAGGGCGAGATCGTCATCGGCGTCAACACCGGCTTCCAGCCTTTCGGTTATATCGACAACAGCGGCAATCCGGTGGGATTTGAGATCGACCTCGCCAAGTCGGTTGCCGATTGGCTGGGCGTGCCGCCGCGCCTGCAGACGGTGGCCGCCGGCAACCGGGTGCCGTGGCTCAAGGCGGGGCGGATCGACATGATCCTGGCCTCGATGCCGGTGACCCAGGCCCGCCGCGCCGAGATCGGCGTCATCGACCCGCCCTACTATGCCTCCGGCATCGCCGTCCTGGCGCCGGCGAAGCTTGGCCTCAAGGCGTGGGCCGAGCTCAAGGGGCGGCCGGTCTGCGGATTGAGCGGTGCCAGCTTCAACCGCCGCGCGGTCGAGGTCTACGGAGCCAACCTCGTGCCCTATGCCTCCACGGCCGAGATCGAGAGCGCGCTCCTGGATGGACGCTGCCAAGCCTGGGTGTTCGATGAGACCACCTTGGCGGCCCGGCTCACCCGCGGCGAGCGCTGGTCCGGCTTCGAGCTGCCCTTGCCGTCCGAGGAGCCTTGGACCTGGGGCATCGGGGTGCCGCTGGACGAGCGCAATGGCCCTTACGGCAAGCTCATCTCCGGAATCGTCACCGACTGGCATCGCTCGGGCAAGCTCATCGAGCTGCAGCGCCGCTGGGGGTTGCGGCCGTCGGCGTTCCTCGAAGAGCAGCATCGTCGGTACCGTTGA
- a CDS encoding phytanoyl-CoA dioxygenase family protein yields the protein MGKLLSDQQVQGYHRNGFIAPVPVLSAAEAAQFLSRFEAYAGSREKRRGSAYDDEEGREFLRQPHRRARWAYELVNHPRVLDAIEDILGPDVMVWDAKLFPKPPHSLSYVGWHQDGTYSTAAPREHKVTAWIALTDATPENGAMQAIPGSHNWGQLEHVQSIDDHNLLRYGQSISTPFDASTAVDLSLQAGEMSMHHNMLIHGSPPNPSPTSRIGLSVNYISPDVIDKPDPERRVILARGNDRFGHFQLFDWPEGRRA from the coding sequence ATGGGTAAGCTGCTGAGCGACCAACAGGTCCAGGGGTATCATCGCAACGGCTTTATTGCTCCCGTTCCGGTGCTATCGGCGGCGGAAGCCGCGCAGTTTCTCAGCCGGTTCGAAGCATATGCAGGCTCCCGCGAAAAACGCAGGGGCAGCGCTTACGATGACGAAGAAGGGCGCGAATTCTTGCGTCAACCCCACCGGAGAGCCCGATGGGCATATGAGCTCGTCAACCATCCTCGGGTGCTGGATGCCATTGAGGATATCTTGGGTCCGGACGTGATGGTTTGGGACGCAAAGCTATTCCCAAAGCCTCCACACAGCCTTTCCTATGTCGGCTGGCATCAAGACGGCACATACTCTACGGCCGCGCCGAGGGAACATAAGGTGACTGCGTGGATCGCACTGACCGATGCGACACCCGAAAACGGTGCCATGCAGGCAATACCCGGGTCGCACAATTGGGGACAGCTCGAGCATGTGCAATCGATAGACGATCACAATCTGCTGCGCTATGGGCAGTCGATATCGACGCCATTTGACGCGTCGACAGCTGTCGATTTGTCGCTACAAGCGGGTGAGATGTCGATGCATCACAACATGCTGATACACGGCTCGCCGCCCAATCCATCGCCAACCAGCCGGATCGGACTCAGCGTCAATTACATATCGCCGGATGTCATCGATAAGCCTGATCCCGAACGCAGGGTGATCCTTGCACGTGGCAATGATCGCTTTGGCCATTTTCAGCTTTTTGATTGGCCGGAGGGTCGGCGAGCGTAG
- a CDS encoding class I SAM-dependent methyltransferase — protein sequence MERREYERMHAVEERMWWYRGLHANLLTALDLGGGGASPILDAGCGTGGLLRQLAGRTAYGLDIEPIAASLASAKAQKPVCVGSVDRLPFAAESFAAIVSADVLAHDRVAEDEAVAEAHRCLRPGGIYVVNLPAYAWLGSEHDRRVQQSRRYTRSRAAGLLRRAGFARVETTYWNMILFPLMVLRRLLFPGGGDVRAYPAVLEACFRGAVLFENWLIRLGLVLPFGGSVLAVGVKHG from the coding sequence ATGGAACGACGCGAGTATGAGCGTATGCACGCGGTCGAGGAGCGGATGTGGTGGTACCGCGGCCTCCACGCCAATCTGCTGACGGCCCTCGACCTCGGCGGCGGTGGAGCGTCTCCCATCCTCGATGCCGGCTGCGGCACCGGCGGCTTGCTCAGGCAGCTTGCCGGCCGAACCGCATACGGCCTCGATATCGAACCGATCGCCGCCAGCCTGGCCTCGGCGAAGGCTCAGAAGCCCGTCTGCGTCGGCAGCGTCGATCGCCTGCCCTTCGCCGCCGAAAGCTTCGCCGCCATCGTCTCGGCCGACGTGCTGGCCCACGACCGCGTGGCCGAGGATGAGGCGGTCGCCGAGGCGCATCGTTGCCTCAGGCCCGGCGGCATCTATGTGGTGAACCTGCCTGCCTATGCCTGGCTCGGCTCGGAGCATGATCGCCGGGTGCAGCAGAGCCGGCGCTATACCAGAAGCCGGGCCGCGGGGTTGCTGCGTCGGGCCGGCTTCGCCCGGGTCGAGACCACCTATTGGAATATGATCCTGTTTCCGCTGATGGTGCTGCGTCGGCTGCTGTTTCCCGGCGGCGGCGATGTGCGCGCCTATCCGGCGGTCCTCGAAGCCTGCTTTCGCGGCGCGGTCCTGTTCGAGAACTGGCTCATCCGCTTGGGCCTCGTGCTCCCCTTCGGCGGCTCGGTGCTGGCGGTCGGGGTGAAGCATGGCTAG
- a CDS encoding ABC transporter ATP-binding protein — translation MSMINPVRLRLDRISVQLSGHRIIEDLSLLVEPGEIISLLGPSGCGKTTTLRVIAGIIRPDSGDVWLDARRVTNLPSHQRNVGMVFQNYALFPHMSLIENVLFGLKMQSVPTEERHVRAARMLEFLQLSAFANSYPDKLSGGQQQRAALARTLVVQPAVLLLDEPLSALDRQLRDAMRTELRTLLKQVGITTIIVTHDQEEALTLADRVAVMRDGKIEQIGVPREVYHHPANRFVASFIGHTNYIPGQVLTMDDHVVTVGVGASIVKAYGAKPLPVGGRVELAIRPETISVSADRRRPETGHNCVTARLCREVFIGGSTHLHFELEDRTPVVVSTVSLDNSAPNARSGSEFCLSWPVERSVAFAADGAAKTADSR, via the coding sequence ATGAGCATGATCAACCCAGTCCGCCTGCGCCTCGATCGCATTTCCGTGCAGCTGAGCGGGCACCGGATCATCGAAGATCTGTCGCTCTTGGTCGAGCCAGGGGAAATCATCTCCCTCCTCGGCCCGAGCGGGTGCGGCAAGACCACGACGCTGCGCGTCATCGCCGGGATCATACGGCCCGATTCCGGCGACGTGTGGTTGGACGCCAGACGGGTGACCAACCTGCCATCGCATCAGCGCAATGTCGGGATGGTTTTTCAAAACTATGCCCTATTTCCTCATATGTCTTTGATCGAGAACGTGCTGTTCGGATTGAAGATGCAGTCGGTTCCGACCGAAGAGCGCCACGTCCGCGCGGCTCGAATGCTGGAGTTCCTCCAACTGTCGGCATTCGCCAATTCCTATCCCGATAAGCTCTCCGGTGGCCAGCAGCAACGTGCGGCGCTTGCACGAACCCTCGTGGTGCAGCCGGCAGTGCTCCTCTTGGACGAGCCGCTCTCGGCGTTGGACCGCCAACTACGCGACGCAATGCGAACAGAGCTGCGAACGCTGCTGAAGCAAGTTGGGATTACGACGATCATCGTGACCCATGACCAGGAAGAGGCGCTAACGCTCGCCGACCGCGTTGCCGTGATGCGCGATGGGAAGATCGAACAGATCGGCGTCCCACGTGAAGTTTACCACCATCCCGCCAATCGTTTTGTCGCCAGCTTTATCGGCCATACCAATTACATTCCTGGGCAGGTTCTCACCATGGACGACCATGTGGTGACGGTCGGAGTTGGCGCATCGATCGTCAAGGCGTACGGCGCCAAGCCATTGCCGGTCGGTGGGCGCGTGGAGTTGGCGATCCGTCCGGAGACCATCTCTGTTTCCGCCGACCGGAGGCGTCCTGAGACGGGACACAATTGCGTCACCGCGCGGTTGTGCCGTGAAGTATTCATTGGCGGTTCGACGCACCTGCACTTCGAGCTCGAGGACCGGACTCCGGTGGTCGTGTCTACAGTCTCCTTGGATAATTCGGCACCGAATGCACGGTCCGGTTCGGAGTTTTGCCTTTCATGGCCGGTGGAACGCAGCGTCGCGTTCGCGGCCGACGGGGCGGCCAAGACAGCAGATTCGAGGTGA
- the pyrC gene encoding dihydroorotase: MPRHAVQPGGGARTQPAVSRILAFANVRLIDPATKLDSMGELVVADGLIADFGQNILPQQPPSHMTVVDGGGQVLAPALVDMRVQLREPGEEHKENMESGGAAAVAGGIGTMVQLPNTSPIIDDVSLVQFIERRSRTIGLADIRVYGAATKSLSGNELTEMGLMSEAGAVGFTDGERTIANALVMRRALSYAKTFGQLIVQHAEEPSLGTEAGMNEGEIATRLGVPGIPAAAEVIMIERDLRLVELTGGRYHAAHVSTAAAIEAIRQAKRRGLDVSCDTAPPYFALNETAVGDYRTFAKLSPPLRSEWDRRAVVEGLADGTIDAIASDHAPHDQDSKRLPFAQAAAGIIGLETLLPLTLELVHNKHLGLGQALAKLTCNPALRLGLAKGRLGRGASADLVLIDPDRPHRIDVAGFKSKSKNSPFDGRPTEGMALATLVGGRVVHAASGAPTALRELAASR; the protein is encoded by the coding sequence ATGCCTCGACATGCTGTCCAGCCGGGTGGCGGAGCCCGGACGCAACCAGCCGTGAGCCGGATCCTCGCCTTCGCCAATGTGCGGCTGATCGATCCGGCCACCAAGCTCGACAGCATGGGCGAGCTCGTCGTCGCCGACGGCCTCATTGCCGATTTCGGACAGAACATCCTGCCCCAACAACCGCCCTCGCATATGACGGTGGTCGACGGGGGCGGCCAGGTGCTGGCGCCGGCGCTCGTCGACATGCGCGTTCAGCTGCGCGAGCCGGGCGAAGAGCACAAGGAAAACATGGAGTCGGGCGGGGCGGCTGCCGTCGCCGGCGGCATCGGCACCATGGTGCAGCTTCCCAACACCAGCCCGATCATCGACGACGTCTCCCTGGTGCAGTTCATCGAGCGCCGCTCGCGCACGATCGGGCTCGCCGACATTCGCGTCTATGGCGCCGCGACCAAGAGCTTGAGCGGCAACGAGCTGACGGAGATGGGGCTGATGAGCGAAGCCGGTGCGGTCGGCTTCACCGACGGCGAGCGCACGATCGCCAACGCCCTCGTCATGCGCCGCGCGCTCAGCTACGCCAAGACGTTCGGCCAGCTCATCGTGCAGCACGCCGAGGAGCCGAGCCTCGGCACCGAGGCGGGCATGAACGAGGGAGAGATCGCGACCCGCCTCGGCGTGCCGGGGATCCCGGCGGCGGCGGAAGTGATCATGATCGAGCGCGACCTGCGCCTGGTCGAGCTCACCGGCGGGCGCTACCACGCCGCGCATGTTTCGACCGCGGCCGCCATCGAGGCCATCCGTCAGGCGAAGCGGCGAGGTCTCGATGTCAGCTGCGATACCGCACCGCCGTACTTCGCTCTCAACGAAACCGCGGTCGGCGACTATCGGACCTTCGCCAAGCTGTCGCCGCCTTTGCGCTCGGAATGGGATCGCCGGGCCGTGGTCGAAGGCCTGGCCGACGGCACCATCGATGCGATCGCCAGCGATCACGCCCCGCACGACCAGGACTCCAAGCGGCTGCCATTCGCCCAGGCGGCCGCCGGCATCATCGGGCTGGAGACGCTGCTGCCGCTGACGCTCGAGCTCGTCCACAACAAGCATCTCGGCCTCGGCCAAGCGCTGGCCAAGCTCACCTGCAACCCCGCCCTCCGCCTCGGCCTGGCGAAGGGGCGGCTCGGACGCGGAGCCAGTGCCGATCTCGTGCTGATCGACCCGGACCGGCCGCACCGCATCGATGTCGCCGGTTTCAAGAGCAAGTCGAAGAACAGCCCCTTCGACGGCAGGCCGACCGAGGGAATGGCGCTGGCGACCTTGGTCGGCGGCCGCGTCGTCCATGCCGCTTCCGGCGCTCCGACGGCCCTACGCGAGCTCGCGGCCTCTCGCTAA
- a CDS encoding twin-arginine translocase TatA/TatE family subunit produces the protein MAPQSDGRKVFMMGPLPFLLILLVIILLFYSNKLPDLMRDLGRGVAKFKRERGEKDRPNDPGKTD, from the coding sequence ATGGCGCCCCAATCGGACGGCAGAAAGGTGTTCATGATGGGCCCGTTGCCGTTCCTGCTCATTCTCCTGGTGATCATCTTGCTCTTCTACTCGAACAAGCTGCCCGACCTCATGCGCGATCTCGGACGCGGCGTGGCCAAGTTCAAGCGCGAGCGCGGCGAAAAGGATCGGCCGAACGACCCCGGCAAGACGGACTGA
- a CDS encoding SDR family oxidoreductase: protein MPFDPSSLFDVRDKVAVVTGAGGGIGAALTHGFAALGAKVLAVDIAEPSQLPENAFYHRADLRDRTAIPAIAGAAQERFGRIDILVNNAGVVGRARAEEMLAADWDNTLSINLTGTFQLSQAVGRIMIAQRSGKIVNVSSRCGFVGIPFISAYNVSKAGIVALTQTLAIEWSLYNVQVNTVVPGFVRTKMNERWLADPVSEALYARKIPLGRISEPEDLLGAVIFLSSAASDYVTGATLFVDGGNYASGGVGAEARDHGLKQMQGN, encoded by the coding sequence ATGCCCTTCGACCCATCATCGTTGTTCGATGTCAGAGACAAGGTCGCCGTCGTTACTGGGGCGGGCGGAGGCATCGGCGCGGCGTTGACGCATGGTTTCGCAGCGCTCGGCGCAAAGGTGTTGGCAGTTGATATCGCCGAGCCGAGCCAGTTGCCGGAGAACGCTTTTTACCACCGGGCCGATCTGCGCGATCGTACTGCGATCCCAGCAATCGCGGGCGCCGCTCAGGAGCGGTTCGGGCGAATCGACATTCTCGTCAACAATGCCGGCGTGGTCGGGCGGGCTCGGGCCGAAGAAATGCTCGCAGCCGATTGGGACAATACCCTCTCGATCAATCTAACGGGAACTTTCCAGCTGTCCCAGGCGGTCGGCCGGATCATGATCGCCCAAAGGTCCGGAAAGATCGTGAATGTCTCTTCGCGGTGCGGATTCGTCGGGATCCCCTTCATCAGCGCCTATAACGTCAGCAAGGCGGGAATCGTCGCACTTACACAAACCCTGGCCATCGAATGGAGCCTCTACAACGTCCAAGTTAATACGGTAGTGCCGGGCTTCGTTCGTACAAAGATGAACGAGCGATGGTTAGCCGATCCCGTCTCCGAGGCGTTGTATGCGCGCAAAATTCCCCTCGGCCGAATTTCGGAGCCAGAAGATCTGTTGGGAGCGGTCATATTTCTGTCGAGTGCGGCGTCTGACTATGTCACCGGCGCAACCTTATTCGTCGATGGCGGAAATTACGCAAGCGGTGGTGTGGGCGCGGAGGCTCGCGATCACGGGCTGAAGCAAATGCAAGGTAATTGA
- a CDS encoding VOC family protein, which produces MPSSEAEATIAIDHVQVTVPPELEAAAKVFYGQVLGLGEIAKPEALKRRGGAWYALGNAQFHIAIEPGAAGAGSRRHVCFRVADLEGMRARVLAAGFAVTEDQPQADGLERFFTHDPAGNRVEIGWRPA; this is translated from the coding sequence ATGCCCTCAAGCGAAGCTGAAGCGACGATCGCCATCGACCATGTGCAGGTGACCGTGCCCCCGGAGCTGGAGGCCGCAGCCAAGGTCTTCTACGGCCAGGTTCTGGGCCTGGGCGAGATCGCCAAGCCGGAGGCGTTGAAGCGCCGCGGGGGCGCTTGGTACGCGCTTGGCAACGCCCAGTTCCACATCGCGATCGAGCCCGGCGCGGCAGGTGCGGGCAGCCGACGCCATGTCTGCTTTCGCGTGGCCGATCTCGAAGGGATGCGCGCCCGCGTGCTGGCCGCCGGCTTCGCCGTCACCGAGGATCAACCGCAGGCCGACGGCCTCGAGCGCTTCTTCACCCATGATCCCGCCGGCAATCGCGTCGAGATCGGCTGGCGGCCGGCATAG
- a CDS encoding aspartate carbamoyltransferase catalytic subunit has protein sequence MTARPEFRFPHRHLLGIEGLGPDEITGLIDLSESYVEQNRRPDKKGSVLRGRTQINLFFETSTRTSTSFELAGKRLGADVLNMAVASSAIKKGETLIDTAMTLNAMHPDVLVVRHPDSGAVKLLSEKVNCSVINAGDGTHEHPTQALLDALTIRRNKGRIGGLLVVICGDVAHSRVARSNIHLLNAMGARVRVVAPPTLLPAEIERLGVEAFTDMKKGLEGADIIMMLRLQTERMRGSFVPSIREYFHFFGLDYAKLALAKPDALIMHPGPMNRGVEIDSEVADDIDRSLIRQQVEMGVAVRMACLDMLSSRVAEPGRNQP, from the coding sequence ATGACCGCCCGCCCGGAGTTCCGCTTCCCGCACCGCCATCTCCTGGGCATCGAAGGTTTGGGGCCGGACGAGATCACCGGGCTCATCGATCTCTCCGAGAGCTATGTCGAGCAGAACCGCCGACCGGACAAGAAGGGCTCGGTGTTGCGCGGGCGCACCCAGATCAACCTCTTTTTCGAGACCTCGACCCGCACCTCCACCTCCTTCGAGCTCGCCGGCAAACGGCTTGGCGCGGATGTCCTCAACATGGCGGTCGCCTCCTCCGCGATCAAAAAGGGCGAGACGCTCATCGACACGGCGATGACGCTGAATGCCATGCATCCGGACGTGCTGGTGGTGCGCCATCCCGATTCGGGCGCGGTCAAGCTCTTGTCCGAGAAGGTCAACTGCTCGGTCATCAATGCCGGGGACGGCACCCACGAGCATCCGACGCAAGCACTCCTGGACGCGCTCACCATCCGCCGAAACAAGGGGCGCATCGGCGGTCTCCTGGTGGTGATCTGCGGCGACGTCGCCCATAGCCGCGTCGCCCGCTCCAACATCCATCTCCTGAACGCCATGGGGGCCCGGGTGCGTGTCGTGGCCCCGCCTACATTGCTGCCGGCCGAGATCGAGCGCCTGGGTGTGGAGGCTTTCACCGACATGAAGAAGGGTCTCGAGGGCGCCGACATCATCATGATGCTCAGACTGCAGACCGAGCGCATGCGCGGCAGCTTCGTGCCGTCGATCCGCGAGTATTTCCATTTCTTCGGGCTCGACTATGCGAAGCTCGCCCTGGCCAAACCCGACGCCCTCATCATGCATCCCGGACCGATGAACCGCGGCGTGGAGATCGACAGCGAGGTCGCCGACGACATCGACCGTTCGCTCATCCGCCAGCAGGTCGAGATGGGTGTGGCGGTGCGCATGGCATGCCTCGACATGCTGTCCAGCCGGGTGGCGGAGCCCGGACGCAACCAGCCGTGA
- a CDS encoding glycosyltransferase family 2 protein: MARPFALSVVVPVYNGSSSVGELVRAIQGLDIAGGHEIVLVNDGSPDNSREVCLELVDQATVPVTLVDHSRNYGEHNAVMTGLRHARGDWIITMDDDLQNPPSEVKRLLEFAQASGQQVIYTYSASKEHAPWRNLGSRFTNWCADWLLEKPKNLYLSSFRCMSAFVTEKVVEYEGPFPYIDGLIMQVTQSIGRIEVQHLPRAIGRSNYTLRRLVRLWLNMFVNFSVMPLRISALIGMLMSGVGLVGVVILILQAFLENTPPGWRSLMVVVLFLSGMQLMILGVFGEYLGRLYLTLNRKPQAVVHQVYRRPSPVRSGEILLASEPASTSRRA, encoded by the coding sequence ATGGCTAGGCCATTCGCGCTCTCGGTCGTGGTGCCCGTCTACAATGGTTCGAGCTCGGTGGGCGAGCTCGTGCGCGCGATCCAGGGGCTCGACATCGCCGGCGGCCACGAGATCGTGCTGGTCAACGACGGCAGCCCCGACAACAGCCGCGAGGTGTGCCTGGAGCTGGTCGACCAGGCCACGGTTCCGGTGACGCTCGTCGACCACTCGCGCAACTATGGCGAGCATAATGCGGTGATGACCGGGCTCAGGCACGCAAGGGGCGACTGGATCATCACCATGGACGACGATCTGCAGAACCCGCCCTCGGAGGTAAAGCGCCTGCTCGAGTTCGCGCAAGCGAGCGGCCAGCAGGTGATCTACACCTACTCCGCCTCGAAGGAGCATGCGCCCTGGCGCAATCTCGGCAGCCGCTTCACCAACTGGTGCGCCGATTGGCTTCTGGAAAAGCCGAAGAATCTCTACCTCTCCAGCTTTCGCTGCATGAGCGCCTTCGTCACCGAGAAGGTCGTCGAATACGAGGGGCCGTTTCCCTATATCGACGGCCTGATCATGCAGGTCACGCAATCGATCGGACGGATCGAGGTGCAGCATCTGCCGCGCGCGATCGGGCGCAGCAACTACACCTTGCGGCGCCTGGTCCGGCTCTGGCTCAACATGTTCGTGAACTTCTCGGTGATGCCGCTCAGGATTTCGGCGCTCATCGGCATGCTGATGTCGGGCGTGGGTCTCGTCGGCGTGGTGATCCTCATCCTCCAGGCCTTCCTCGAGAACACCCCGCCGGGCTGGCGCTCCTTGATGGTCGTCGTTCTCTTCCTGTCGGGCATGCAGCTGATGATCCTCGGTGTATTCGGGGAGTATCTGGGCCGGCTCTATCTCACCCTCAACCGCAAGCCCCAGGCGGTGGTGCACCAGGTCTACCGCCGGCCGTCGCCGGTGCGCTCGGGGGAGATCCTGCTCGCCTCCGAACCCGCATCCACGAGCCGAAGAGCCTAG
- a CDS encoding ABC transporter permease, producing the protein MTQERHCGFSTWLIAWTILAALVLPLIIIAVLAFSPEMALILPPPSFSTKWFFELLKREQFVTGITYSAELAVCSAAIGLFVSLGVAYAIARYRFPGRALIHGLVMSPLIIPEIVTGLGLLIWFNQIALRWNDARIVLLHILLILPFMVRVLTASLQHSDRNLEDAARLLGAHPVIAFARVTLPTIRQGLVAALVFAVVVSFHNFTATLFLITNKETLPITIFGYIRAGGSDPATAALSTVLIGVTSLIVLAVDRWIGIERVSR; encoded by the coding sequence ATGACGCAGGAGCGCCATTGCGGATTTTCTACCTGGCTCATTGCGTGGACGATCCTTGCGGCCCTTGTCTTGCCGCTGATCATCATCGCCGTGCTGGCGTTCAGCCCGGAAATGGCGCTGATCTTGCCGCCGCCGTCATTCTCCACCAAATGGTTCTTCGAACTGCTCAAGCGGGAGCAATTCGTTACGGGAATAACCTACAGCGCGGAACTGGCCGTATGCAGCGCCGCCATAGGCTTGTTCGTCAGCCTAGGCGTCGCCTACGCGATCGCACGCTACCGGTTCCCAGGTCGTGCCTTGATCCACGGCCTGGTGATGTCGCCATTGATCATCCCTGAGATCGTGACGGGACTTGGACTGTTGATCTGGTTCAATCAGATTGCGCTTCGCTGGAATGATGCACGCATCGTGCTGCTGCACATCCTCTTGATTCTGCCATTTATGGTTCGGGTGCTGACTGCGAGCCTGCAGCATAGCGATCGGAACCTGGAGGATGCGGCGCGGCTGCTTGGAGCCCACCCGGTCATCGCCTTCGCACGCGTCACCCTGCCGACGATCAGGCAGGGGCTCGTCGCCGCCCTGGTATTCGCCGTTGTCGTATCGTTTCACAACTTTACCGCAACGCTGTTTCTAATAACCAACAAAGAGACTTTGCCCATCACGATCTTCGGATATATCCGCGCGGGCGGCAGCGATCCGGCGACCGCGGCGCTTTCCACGGTGTTGATCGGAGTCACCAGCCTCATCGTTCTGGCAGTCGATCGTTGGATCGGCATAGAGCGCGTATCCCGATGA
- a CDS encoding FadR family transcriptional regulator, whose translation MKLERIKRIKTSDAVTERIAALIRDGQLKPGDRLPPETELMRQLDVGRSSIREAIRGLSMLGVVSARPRHGTVVTSPTATMLSEQLASSITHWAIRDLFEVRAVLEGYAAGEAAQRATKQHLEEIAEATAGMERKIAKGKIYFRENQAFHLAIAMAAQNGVLFFCLKSIIGGLRDLRVQMVRRVPEFPERDVSEHRAILAAIVRRDPKHAARLMTNHLRSQIKLLEGRGQTVAEPRVGVLQQGARARVFL comes from the coding sequence ATGAAGCTGGAACGGATCAAACGAATAAAGACGAGCGACGCCGTCACTGAACGAATTGCGGCTCTGATAAGAGACGGTCAATTGAAGCCGGGTGACCGATTGCCCCCGGAAACCGAGTTGATGCGTCAGCTCGATGTCGGTCGATCCAGCATACGCGAAGCGATCCGCGGCTTATCGATGCTGGGGGTCGTATCGGCACGGCCGCGCCATGGCACTGTGGTGACGTCGCCGACGGCGACCATGCTCAGCGAGCAATTGGCCAGCTCAATAACACACTGGGCAATTCGCGATCTGTTTGAAGTGCGTGCCGTTCTCGAAGGCTACGCCGCGGGAGAGGCAGCGCAACGCGCAACGAAGCAGCATCTCGAGGAGATTGCCGAGGCGACGGCTGGCATGGAACGCAAGATTGCAAAAGGAAAAATATACTTCCGGGAGAACCAAGCCTTTCATCTTGCGATTGCGATGGCGGCACAGAACGGCGTTCTGTTCTTCTGCCTCAAGAGCATCATCGGCGGATTGCGCGATCTTCGCGTGCAGATGGTTAGACGCGTGCCCGAATTTCCAGAACGCGATGTATCGGAGCATCGGGCAATCCTGGCAGCGATCGTTCGGCGTGATCCAAAACATGCGGCCAGGCTGATGACAAATCATCTGAGGTCACAGATTAAGCTCCTCGAGGGGCGCGGCCAGACCGTTGCGGAGCCTAGAGTCGGCGTGCTGCAGCAAGGCGCAAGGGCCCGAGTCTTCTTGTAA
- a CDS encoding EamA family transporter has product MIHYALLAAAILFGVAGQLLLKTGADAGSILEQFMRPVTILGLGAYGMAGLLYTLALRGIPVSVAFPSVSASYVLVLLVAHLWFHEPIVPAQIAGVVLIMSGITLLYWRA; this is encoded by the coding sequence ATGATCCACTATGCGCTGCTGGCGGCGGCGATCCTCTTCGGCGTCGCGGGCCAGCTCCTGCTGAAGACCGGCGCCGATGCCGGCAGCATCCTCGAGCAATTCATGCGTCCGGTGACGATCCTGGGTCTCGGCGCATACGGCATGGCCGGCCTCCTCTATACGCTGGCGCTCCGCGGCATCCCGGTCTCCGTCGCCTTTCCCAGCGTATCGGCGAGCTACGTGCTGGTGCTGCTGGTGGCCCATCTATGGTTCCACGAGCCAATCGTGCCGGCGCAGATCGCCGGCGTCGTGCTGATCATGAGCGGGATCACGCTGCTTTACTGGCGGGCTTGA